The Sulfitobacter sp. S223 genome has a window encoding:
- a CDS encoding DUF1007 family protein: MRTALFLCLLMVAAPLGAHPHIFVNTGLSFVVDAQNRLTHVQVTWEYDELYSLLVTEDMEIDSDYDGILTPSDTATLTGFDMNWVEGFNGDLVGELGGEPLEFSGPTAATASFNDGKITTTHVRKVIGSPQITGPVVFRPYDGTYYTAYEVGLPVGVQGASDCQVTLDEPDIEGALSMTKAELSALPQDFDMEAAGLSDIGARFATEVRVTCAAL; encoded by the coding sequence ATGAGAACTGCGCTTTTCCTGTGTTTGTTGATGGTCGCTGCCCCGCTGGGCGCGCATCCACATATCTTTGTGAACACCGGGTTGTCCTTTGTGGTGGACGCGCAGAACAGGCTTACCCACGTGCAAGTCACGTGGGAATACGATGAGCTTTATTCCCTGTTGGTGACAGAGGATATGGAGATCGACAGCGACTACGATGGTATTCTTACACCTTCTGATACAGCCACATTGACCGGCTTTGATATGAACTGGGTCGAAGGATTCAACGGTGACCTTGTGGGGGAACTTGGTGGTGAACCGCTAGAATTCTCGGGGCCCACAGCGGCGACAGCGTCGTTCAATGACGGCAAGATCACGACCACTCATGTGCGTAAGGTCATTGGTAGCCCACAGATTACGGGCCCCGTTGTTTTCAGGCCTTACGACGGCACCTACTACACAGCCTACGAAGTCGGCCTGCCGGTTGGGGTGCAGGGCGCATCTGATTGTCAGGTTACCCTGGACGAACCAGACATTGAGGGCGCGCTTTCCATGACAAAGGCAGAGTTGTCTGCACTACCACAGGATTTCGACATGGAAGCCGCAGGCCTGAGCGATATCGGCGCACGCTTCGCAACGGAAGTCAGGGTCACATGCGCGGCGCTGTAA
- a CDS encoding PLP-dependent aminotransferase family protein — translation MDWHQIFATRNSRMKASEIRELLKLLDQPDIISFAGGIPDPDLFPAEAFQRAFAAALGPETQATALQYSVSEGYGPLRDWIVGEMARLGIPCTRDNVLITSGSQQALDYLGKLLLSPGDTALVGWPTYLGALGAFNAYEPRYDRLDPETNRSASDYAEAAGEGRVKFAYMSVDFANPTGRTLDSDMRERVIDLADALDIAVIEDAAYQSLRYEGEALAPVLAREIERKGDINACRTIYCGSFSKTLAPGLRVGWVCAAEEVISQMVLLKQAADLHSSTINQMAIATVAKEQFDSHVAKIKTAYIARRDSMLTALEAHMPKGVTWTRPEGGMFIWLELPKHLNCADLLAKSLQSERVAFVPGHAFFADGSGANTLRLSFSRTDEASIAEGIKRLGRLIAAAL, via the coding sequence ATGGACTGGCACCAGATTTTCGCAACACGCAACAGCCGCATGAAAGCCAGCGAAATACGCGAGCTTCTAAAGCTGCTGGACCAGCCTGACATTATCTCATTCGCTGGTGGTATCCCTGATCCTGATCTGTTTCCTGCCGAAGCTTTCCAGCGGGCATTTGCCGCGGCGCTTGGCCCCGAAACCCAAGCGACTGCATTGCAGTATTCCGTGTCCGAAGGATATGGCCCGCTCCGCGACTGGATCGTCGGTGAAATGGCCCGACTGGGGATACCCTGCACCCGGGACAATGTGTTGATCACTTCCGGCTCCCAGCAGGCGCTTGATTATCTAGGTAAGCTGCTGCTTAGCCCCGGCGACACGGCCTTGGTCGGCTGGCCCACGTATCTTGGTGCGCTGGGCGCGTTCAATGCATATGAACCCCGGTATGACCGGCTTGATCCTGAAACGAACCGTTCGGCTTCCGACTATGCCGAAGCGGCAGGCGAAGGCCGCGTGAAATTTGCCTACATGTCGGTGGATTTCGCAAACCCCACAGGCCGCACGCTTGATTCCGATATGCGCGAACGTGTCATTGATCTTGCTGACGCGCTGGACATCGCAGTGATCGAAGACGCGGCCTATCAAAGCCTGCGCTACGAAGGCGAGGCACTTGCACCAGTCCTTGCGAGAGAGATCGAGCGTAAAGGCGATATCAATGCCTGCCGCACGATCTATTGTGGCAGCTTCTCCAAAACGCTTGCGCCGGGCCTGCGGGTTGGATGGGTCTGCGCGGCTGAAGAAGTCATCAGCCAAATGGTGTTGCTGAAACAGGCCGCTGATCTGCACAGCTCGACCATTAACCAGATGGCCATTGCAACTGTTGCCAAAGAACAGTTCGACAGCCATGTCGCAAAGATCAAGACAGCCTACATCGCACGCCGTGACAGCATGCTGACTGCGCTAGAGGCGCACATGCCGAAGGGTGTCACATGGACACGGCCCGAAGGCGGTATGTTCATCTGGCTTGAGCTGCCCAAACATCTCAATTGCGCTGATCTGCTTGCCAAATCGCTCCAGTCGGAAAGAGTTGCATTTGTGCCGGGGCATGCGTTCTTTGCGGACGGCTCAGGCGCCAACACCCTGCGCCTGAGCTTTAGCCGCACGGACGAGGCAAGCATTGCCGAAGGTATCAAACGTCTGGGTCGGCTGATTGCCGCCGCTCTCTAA
- a CDS encoding nickel/cobalt transporter: protein MRGAVTIAVLVASTVLAWLWFSGGFNNISVWAAGEQRNFQNGIARTLRALRGGEVGAYALLLGSCFAYGFFHAIGPGHGKLLVGGYGMARAVPMLRLSLIALVSSLGQAVTAVLLAYGGLWLLGLTRDRMVGAAEDWLAPLSYAMIVAIGLWLVLRGVLKLRRAQAESVHDHAHHGHTEICDSCGHRHGPSIEDAEQATNLRDALILIAGIAVRPCTGALFVLIITWQMGIPLAGIAGAFAMALGTASVTVAVGIAASGFRGGIIRSIAQAGALVWVMPMIEVAVGLVVVALSMALLLRAF, encoded by the coding sequence ATGCGCGGCGCTGTAACGATCGCCGTTCTGGTGGCAAGCACCGTGTTGGCGTGGCTGTGGTTCAGCGGTGGTTTCAACAACATCAGTGTCTGGGCTGCGGGCGAGCAGCGGAATTTTCAAAACGGAATCGCACGCACTCTGCGCGCCTTGAGGGGCGGTGAGGTTGGGGCTTATGCGCTGTTGCTGGGCAGCTGCTTTGCCTACGGTTTTTTTCACGCGATCGGTCCGGGCCACGGCAAGCTGCTCGTGGGGGGGTATGGCATGGCGCGCGCTGTGCCGATGCTGCGTTTGTCGCTCATCGCGCTGGTTTCAAGCTTGGGTCAAGCGGTCACAGCGGTGCTGCTGGCCTATGGCGGCCTGTGGTTGCTCGGGCTCACCCGTGACCGGATGGTTGGCGCGGCAGAAGATTGGCTGGCCCCGCTGAGTTACGCGATGATTGTGGCGATCGGCCTTTGGCTGGTGCTGCGCGGTGTCCTTAAATTGCGGCGGGCGCAGGCGGAAAGCGTGCATGATCATGCGCATCATGGTCATACTGAAATTTGCGACAGTTGCGGCCATCGTCATGGCCCTTCGATTGAAGATGCCGAGCAGGCAACAAACCTGCGCGATGCGCTGATCCTGATCGCTGGCATCGCAGTGCGTCCCTGCACTGGCGCTTTGTTTGTTCTTATCATCACATGGCAAATGGGTATCCCATTGGCCGGTATCGCAGGTGCGTTTGCCATGGCGCTGGGCACAGCTTCGGTCACCGTTGCAGTAGGTATCGCCGCCAGTGGTTTTCGCGGTGGTATCATCCGCAGTATTGCGCAGGCAGGTGCATTGGTCTGGGTCATGCCCATGATCGAAGTTGCCGTTGGCCTTGTTGTTGTCGCGCTGTCGATGGCGCTACTACTCAGGGCTTTCTAG